Genomic DNA from Blastocatellia bacterium:
CGTAATTTACGACAACCTCCATGTCGGTTGACGAAGTGCTATATGTTAGTGGCCCCCTCTAGTCCAGGCAAGTCATGCAACAATGGCTCCATCAGATGCTCAGAGGTTAGACCGCTGACACGGTGGGCACGGAGGCCAGACAGCCCAACCCGGTTGCTTTCTTCCGCGCAACAGGAGAGCCCGACGGTTGACCGGAAGACCGATCGTGGGGAAGACTTCAACTATGAGCCAACTGACGCTGAATCTTTGTCCTGTCTGCCGTATCGGCGTGCTCAAACACTGGCGCGAGCTGACCGACGGGGAGAAGACGGTCGTCCTCGCCCGACCGTCGCCGGATGACAATCGGCCGGATCACCGCATTCGCTGTCACGTGTGGTGCCTGCATTGTGGAGCGGAGATTGATCTCTCGTCACTTCGCCTTGACGCCTGACGAGTGAGCCAGGTCCTCCGCCCATTAGGGTTTGGGAGTTTGCAGCAGTCCCGTGAGTGTCTTTTGAAGGGAAGCGGCCTCAGCGTTCCCCGGGTCCATGCGCAACACCTGCTCGATCAGACGACGAGCTGACTCGCGTTGACCAACAGTCAGGTAAATCCGGGCCAGGCGAAGATAGGCGGGAATGAACGTAGAATCCCAGAAGATAGCGGCCTGAAATGAGGACACGGCCTGGGCTACGTTTCCCTGCCTCTCATGGATGCCCCCGGCCAGAAAATGGGCCCGCGCGCTCATCGGCGCAGCATGAAGCACCTTAGCGAGAAGATCCAGGGCCTGCTGATCTCGTCCGGCAGCAATCAAAGCCTCAGCTTCATTGAGAGCACCTTCGGTTTCATTGCGGTGCATCTGACGGGTCACGGCTATTGTTGCACCGGGCCGCCGAAGGGAGAAAAGGGCGGCGCGATTGAACGTGGTCTTCAGTCGCACGGCGACCGGTGGCTTCTCGACTTTTTCCCAGTCGCTGGCCCGCGGAAGGTAATGCCGCGCCTGAGCCAGAGGGCCTTGAGCTTCGTCCGAACGCCCCAGCTTCTGGAGACTCCGCCCGAGGAGAAAATGAGCTTCGCCATCAGCGAGGCGGCGTCGAAGAACGTGACGGAATTGTACAACGGCATTCTCAAAATCCCCCGCCAGCCACAGGCCATACCCATAGTTAAACCGAATGTCGGGATCTTCAGGCGCTCGTGCGACAGCCGCCGAATAATGAGCCAGGGCCTGACCGAGGAGCTGATTCTCCAGCTCTATCGCCGCGAGATTGTTGTAGACATCGGCCAGAGGGAGTCGTTCGACGAGCATCTGATACGTTGCCTGAGCGGCCGCTCGGTCCCCGGCGAAATACTCACACAATCCCCGGTAGAAGAGAGATTCCTCGAAGACAGGGGCAGTGGAAGGGACTTGCCGCAGCCATCGCAAGGCCTCGGCGTACTCCCTGCGCTCGAAATAAAGTCGCCCCATTTCAAAGAGGGCGGGCACAAAGGGACCGCCCACTTTCGCCCGGGCGTACTCGTTCAGGGCTATCGTTAACAATCGCATCCGAGTTGCCGGGTCCTCCACCATCCGGGCTTTTACATAGGCGCTATAAGCGGGCAATGGGATTTGCTGGACGGCCTTGCTGAAGTCGGCCATTGATACTGATACGCCCGGATAACTCCGTGAGCTGATCTCCCAGGCAATGGCCGCTTGGAGCTGAAGCAAATCGCTCAGAGGTCCTCCCGATTGAATTTCCGGACCGACCCACCTTCCCTGGTCAAGGTCCAGAAGCCGCGCCCGGATAAGGATTCGCTCCTGACCTCGTACCCCACTGATCTCATAGGATCCCAAGGCGGCATATCGAGAGGCTGCCGCTTCGGCAATCTGAATCGCCGACGCCTGAGATAAAACCGCTGCATCGGAAAATCCCATCTGCCGGTACAACCAGCGCCGATCATCGGCATTGACGGTCGGGACATTGGCCGAAGCCAATAACTCCGTGAGCATGAGGGCGCAACTTTCGCCCACCCAGTTGTAATCAAGCTGTTGCGCCGTTCGATTCTCAAACGGAAAGACTATGATGGGACGCGCCGCCGGCAAAAACAGCGGCGAAGTGGGAGGCTGCGAAGACTGGTTTCGCCACGGAATGGAAAGAGCAACATCACCCGACAGGCTGAACAAGATCAGGAGAACGAAAGCATGGGCGCGCTTTCTCCACCTGGCAGTTCGGTAGAAGCTACCGCTTGAAAAGAAGCTGCTCAGAATCTCTGGGCAGCGGATCTCCCCGGGAGGTCGGCTCGGACGACTCTTGTTCCACTTCCTCATAAATGATCATGGTGAGCCGTGCAGGAATCGAACCTGCGACCCTCGGGTTAAAAGCCCGATGCTCTGCCGACTGAGCTAACGGCCCACCTCAGCTTATCTTCCGGCTTGCGGCTTCACTTTTTCGGTTGCCGCATTCTTTTTGTGTGCCCCGCCCTCGCCCGGATGCTCCGTTATCACGCTTGCATCCGCGACATCAGAGGGAGAGACTACGCTATCACCCGTCCACTCGTCAAGCGGTTGACAGTCCGCTCCCTCCCCGATTTGCACTTCGTTGCCGCCAGGAATGGGCCTTGGTCGTAATAGAGACGGTCGCGGTAACGGATCTGCAAGCTAAACGAACCCGGATGGGAAATTTTTCTGGCATCTGATGCGGTGCTTGTCCCCGGCTAAGCGAGAACCGTTTTACAGTTCAACGTGGGGCTGGAATTCATCAGTCGCCGCATGGATGCCGTAGTGTGGGCGCGCAGCGTCATTCAAGGTGAGTTCCTCTTGTTGACCGAGGTACAGTTGCGCTATCACCGCGAGATGCCCTTTCGGATGAATGGCTACGCCGGACTTGTTGAGGAAAAGTATCGGGTCCGGCTTATCCGGTGCTCATCAATATCCTTCCTGCCGCAGAAACCACGGTCATTCCCAGCCGGTAGGAGTCCGTGGGCCTGGGATTGGTCGTGCGGCAGGACTATCGTGTGATTAATCTCCGGGAGCTGGATGCCGAGACGGTTTTGAGCCAGCGCTTGTCGGTCGTTGCCTCGTTTGTGCCGGTCATGGGCGGGACAGAGAGAGATGGCGGTTTGGTGGGCTATCGAGTTGGGGCGTACCGATGAGCGGATGACCGATTCGAGGGGCTGCTCGGATCACTCTCCGAAATTCAGCTCCCCGATCCATCATCAAACAAATCGTGAGGATTGGATATGAGCCTGGTTTGAAGAAGCCCTGGCCGAAGGTCGCCAACAGAAGCTCCAGGAGGGGTTGCAACAGGGTTCCACAGCAGCAGTCATTGTGGGTGCTGCGGAATCGGGTACGAGCCGTCAGTTCGGATCTCGTTGAACGCCTCAAGACGCTGGAACCGGCCCGTCTGGAGGAGCCGATGGATGTGGCACTGGCGGTGGATTCGGTAGAAACAATTGAGCGCACCCTCTGATAGGGCCATCGTCAGCCAGCGTCCTGGCGACAAGGAGCGCCAAACGCCTCCTTGCGCTGCTCGATGATCAGGTCAGCGCAAAGTCAGGCCATGATGAAGGCCGTGCGGAAGCAAGGGATGTTGGCAACTCTCCTTTTCCCCTTTTACTGCCTCAGTCGGTGTGGTGTCTCCTCCTTAACTGGAAGGCGAGAACACGTCGAGCGACACCCTGAGCCGGTGCGGAAAAGCGAGTCGCTGATCCTGTCTGCTTATCAGGGCCTCTCGGTGGAGGACGAGCAGGCCGACGCTTCTTTTCATTGACACCGGCAGCGTTCGTGATATGCTAGAGGCGAACCCGGTGAACAGAAGGAGTTGCACGCAATGGGTGAAAACATACACTACGACCGTCTTCATCAAAAGCCGCCGGATTTGATCGAAACAATCTACGATGATTTCCTCGCCCGACTCGAGGAGAAGCTGGCTGATCCGCGCTGGGATCGGAATGATATCGTCCGGGACATCCTCTACGAGCTTTACATGGGAGATGTCCCCGATTTTCGTCGGTTGACCGATTATAAATTCCCCGTTGGGGCGCGTGCTCTCATGGCATGTTTTGATCCTCGCCATGTGATCCTGGAAGCGGAGTATGCCGATGAACTTGATGTGAACAGGTACAGGGAGCGAAAGCCGCTGTTGTGGTTGTGGCAAGTGGTTGATCGTTCTCCGCTAGGGGCGAATGCCTATCTCGGATTGAAACTGCGACGACTCCTTGCGCCCTACATTTTTCAA
This window encodes:
- a CDS encoding tetratricopeptide repeat protein encodes the protein MPAARPIIVFPFENRTAQQLDYNWVGESCALMLTELLASANVPTVNADDRRWLYRQMGFSDAAVLSQASAIQIAEAAASRYAALGSYEISGVRGQERILIRARLLDLDQGRWVGPEIQSGGPLSDLLQLQAAIAWEISSRSYPGVSVSMADFSKAVQQIPLPAYSAYVKARMVEDPATRMRLLTIALNEYARAKVGGPFVPALFEMGRLYFERREYAEALRWLRQVPSTAPVFEESLFYRGLCEYFAGDRAAAQATYQMLVERLPLADVYNNLAAIELENQLLGQALAHYSAAVARAPEDPDIRFNYGYGLWLAGDFENAVVQFRHVLRRRLADGEAHFLLGRSLQKLGRSDEAQGPLAQARHYLPRASDWEKVEKPPVAVRLKTTFNRAALFSLRRPGATIAVTRQMHRNETEGALNEAEALIAAGRDQQALDLLAKVLHAAPMSARAHFLAGGIHERQGNVAQAVSSFQAAIFWDSTFIPAYLRLARIYLTVGQRESARRLIEQVLRMDPGNAEAASLQKTLTGLLQTPKP
- a CDS encoding acetyltransferase, encoding MGENIHYDRLHQKPPDLIETIYDDFLARLEEKLADPRWDRNDIVRDILYELYMGDVPDFRRLTDYKFPVGARALMACFDPRHVILEAEYADELDVNRYRERKPLLWLWQVVDRSPLGANAYLGLKLRRLLAPYIFQRVGEGFTCWEGVSLRFGYNISLGDRVTIHRQVVLDDGGEIEIGHDVIIGEYARIGVAREGRSPSSAQRKTIIGDGAVIGSGATILAGAVIAPGAKVAAMGLAAPERASAE